TCACGCTGCCGTATGGCGCGATCGACCAGGAAGAGGTGTACACCGGCGGCTACAGCGCGCAGTACGGTCGCTCCGACGGCGGCGTGATCAACGCGGTGGGCAAGCGCGGTACCGACACCTGGCATTACGGGGTGCAGTTCCTCTGGGAGCCGCAGTTCGCCCGTGCCAAGGGCGCCAACAACTATTACGCCAGCGGCGTGCCGCAATCGGCCAAGGCCGGCAACCTGTATGCGTACAACCGTGACAACCGCAACGTGGACAGCACGGCATCCGTGTATGCCGGCGGACCGTTGATCAAGGACAAGCTCTACGTCTTCGCTGCGGCCGAGGTGGAACGCCGCGACACGCAGACCGTGGCCAACGAGGAAGCCAGCAATTCGTTCGAGAAGTCGCGCAGCACCATGCCGCGCTGGTACACCAAGCTGGACTGGAACATCACCGACAGCAACATCCTCGAGCTGACCGGCGCCTCGGACAAGACCGAGAATCGCGGCAGCTACTACGACTACGACTACGTGGCCAAGCGACGCGGTGCCTTCGTCAACGATGCGGACCGGCAGAAGAACGGCGGCGACCTGTGGAGCGGCAAGTTCACCAGCTATATCACCGACGCGCTGACGCTCACGGCCGAGTACGGCAAGATGCACACGCAGGCCTACCAGGCACCGGCCAACTACGACGGCAGCCTGACCTACATCGACGGCGACGTGAACCAGAACCCCGCGCTCAACGGTGGCGTGCCCATCGGCAACGCGCAGACCACCGATGGCCTGAGCGATCCCAAGCGCGGCAACTTCACGACCAACACCCGGCTCGACCTGGCCTATGCGATCGGCGACCACACGATCAGCGTGGGTATCGACAACCTGACCGCCAAGGCGGCCAACCAGGGCAGCGAGTCGTCCGGCCCGGGTTACACCTGGTCGTACAGCCAGTCGCTGCCCAACGTGCCGATCAACTCGGATCTGGGCGTGGGTGCCACGGGTGACTTCCCGAACGGCGCGGACGGCTATTTCGTCCAGAAGAACACCTACAGCCAGATCGCCACGGTGCGCTCGACGCAGCGCGCGCAGTACGTCGAGGACAAGTGGCAGGTGAACGATCGGCTGCTGCTGCAGCTGGGCCTGCGCAACGACCAGTTCACCAACTACGATTCCGCCAGCCAGGCCTACATCACCCAGACCAAGCCGCAATGGGCCCCACGCCTGGGCTTCAGCTGGGACGTGATGGGAGACGCCAGCTTCAAGGTGTACGGCAACGCAGGACGCTATTACCTCGGCCTGCCGCTGAACCCCGCGCTCAATTCCGCGGCGGCCACGACCAACACCGTGCAGTACTACACCTATGGCGGGATCGCCGCCGACGGCACGCCCACCGGCCTGACCCCGATGTCCGGGCCAGTCTCCGGCCTGAACCTCTACGGCCAGCAGCCCGACCCGAAGGTGACCACGGCCAAGGGGCTCACGGCGGAGAAGCAGGACGAATACATCCTCGGCTTCACCAAGACCGCGGGCCCCGAGTGGGTCTACGGCGCGAAGCTGATGTACCGCAACCTGCGCAACGCGATCGACGACTACTGCGACCGCAACGCCGTGCTGGCCAAGTCGGCGCAGCTGGGCCAAGACGCGTCCACCAGCAACAGCTGCTTCCTGATCAACCCCGGCCGGGCCAACACGTTCACGCTCGTGGACGCCAGCGGTAACTACGTCGAGGTGCCGATGAGCAATGCCGAACTCGGCTTCCCGAAGCTCAAGCGCCAGTACTACAGCCTGGAAACGCTGCTGGAGCATCCGTTCGACGGGCACTGGTACGCCAAGTTCGACTACGTGTTCTCGCGCAGCTACGGCAACACCGAGGGCCAGCTCCGTTCCGACGTCAGCCAGGCCAACGCATCCACCAGCTACGACTGGGACGGCGCGTCGATCATGCAGTTCGCGAACGGGCCGCAGAACAACGACCACACGCACCAGATCAAGCTCTACGGCTACTACCAGATCGATCCCGAGTGGCTGGTGTCGGCCAACCTGGCCGTCATCTCCGGCAGCCCCCGGCATTGCCTCGGTTTCTACGGCGCCGACGGCACCGATCCGTTGTCGTACGGCAGCCTCTACCACTTCTGCAACGGCGAGCCGTCGCGTCCGGGCAAGCAGGGCCACCTGCCGTGGACCCGCCAGCTGGACATCGGCGCGACCTATAGCCCGGCTTTCGCGGACCACAAGCTGAGCTTCAGCGCGAACATCTTCAACCTGATGAACGAGCAGCGGCCGCTGCAGCTGTCGCCCTATAGCGAACTCAGCCCGCAGCTGACCAATCCGCTGTATCGCACGGTGACGATCCGCCAGCAGCCGCGTTACGCACGCCTCTCGGTCAGCTACGACTTCTGATCGTCACGCCACTGACGGCCACCAGTCCGGCGACGATGAAGCCCATGCCCAGCCACTCGTTGGGCAGGGGCTTTTCGTCCAGCACCCACCATGCCATCAGCACGCTGAGCACGGGGACCGCCAGCGACGACATGGACGCCAGCGCCGTGGGCAGGCGACGCACTGCCAGCAGCCAGAGTGTCCAGGCCAGGCTGGTAGCCAGGATGACCGAGTAGGCCAGCCCGGCGATGAACGCCGGGCTCCAGACCATGGTCCGTTGCGGGACGAGGAAGGCGACGACCGCCAGGGCCAAGGCGCCGAAGGTCATCTGCCATGCGGTGAAGGTGAGCGGATCGGGCTGGTGGCGCTGGAACATGCGCTTGCTGACCACCGTGCCAAGCGCCCAGCACATCCCGCCCAGCAGGGCCATGCCGGTGCTGAGCGGGTTGCCGAGGCCATGCCATGGCGCGATGACGAAGACGAGTCCCGCAGCGGCCAGCGCCATGCCGATCCAGTGCCGGCACTGCGGGCGCTCGCCCAACAGCAGCCACGCGAGCAACACGGCCCAGAACGGCATGGCGTAGGCCAGCAGCACCACGTGACCGGCGCCACCGGAGGTGAGGGCCCACTGGCCCAGTCCCTGGAACGCAGCGGTCTGGGCCAGCCCGGTGACGATCGTGCCGGCGAGCGGGGGCGGCGCCAGCGGCCGGCGCAGTACCAGCACGACGATGAACAACAGCGCGGCGCCCAGCGCGTAGCGCAACGCAGAGAAATCGAACGGCCCGGCGTAGCGCATCGCCAGCTTCATCACGATCCAGCTGAACGCCCAGATGACGACGGTGGCGCCCAGTGCGACGACCGGACCCGAGGACGGCTTGGTCTCGCTCACGGCAGGGACCGGGCCGCGTCGTTCCGTGAGACGGCGGCGCGCGGTGCGGCACCTCGCGTCGCATCGGTCCGCAGCAGCACGACATCGTGCCGGCCGACGACCACATCGAAAGCCGCCGCATAGTCGCGTGAGCGATGCTGCCAAAGGTCGCGCGCATGGACCCGGCGCGCGCCCTGGAAGCGCTTGTCCACGCGATCCCACGCCAGCCTTACCGTCGCGGGCGCGGCGCCCCGGTTGAACACGCCCAGCACGATCGAGCCGTCGTCCATATCCCTCACCAGCAGTTCCACATCGCCCCGTCTGGTCAGGCGTCTGGCGGGATGTCCGGCCGGATCCTGATCGACGGCGATCACGTCGCGATTGAGCAGGATGTCGCGGGTGGCCGCATCCATGGTGCGCAGGTCGTTTCCGGCCAGCAGCGGGGCAGGGAGGATCGACCACAGGCTCATCTGCGTACGGTATTCCTGCGAGTTCATGCCCCCGTTGCCGACCTCCAGCATGTCGGGGTCGTTCCAGTGGCCCGGCCCGGACCAGGCCGTGAGGTCGAGCTGGCGGAAACCGCGCTGCGACATCGCTTCCCAGTCGTCGCTGATGTCGGGGGTGGTGCGCCATAGCTGGGCGCCTGTCTGCGGTCCCCAACGCCAGATGTCGAAGTCGCCGGATTGCGACAGGCTGTAGATCACGGGACGTCCCGTCGCACGTAGCGCGGCGCCCATCCGACGGAACAGGATCTCCTGGTTCTGTCGCGTGACCGGGTACATGTCGCGCGCGCCGCAGTAGTCGTATTTGAGGAAATCCACGCCCCAGGCGGCGTAGCTGCCCGCATCCTGCGCTTCGTGGCCGTAGCTGCCCTCGAATCCCGCGCACGTTTTCGCCCCGGGCGAGGAGTAGATACCCAGCTTGAGGCCACGTGCGTGCACGTAGTCGGCCAGCGCTTTCATATCGCCGAACCGTGCGTTGGGACGCATCCGGCCCGCGGCGTCGCGCGTGCCTTCCCACGTATCGTCGATATTGACGTACGTATAGCCGGCATCGCGCATGCCGTTGGTCGCCATGGCGTCGGCCATGGCGCGCACATCGTCGGCCGTGATGCGCCCGGCGAAGTGATTCCAGCTGTTCCAGCCCATGGGAGGTAACAGCGCCAGCCCGCTAGCCGGCACGGGATCGATCGCCGCCAGGTCCGATGCCGCCGCGACCATGGGCATGAAAGCCATCAGACCCGGCAGGAGGCGAACGATAGCGGGCACGGTCATGGGCGTCACGGCGCAGCGGATAAGGCAACGAGCTTATCGGATATTCGTTGGCCGTGAGACGGGCGACGCCTTCGTCAGGCGGGTACGCAGCGCCAGGTGGCCTTGCCGTTGATCACACCGACGAACTCGGCAACCTGGCCCTCCGGGCACACCGGCGCATTGCGCGGCGCGTTTTCCGGGGTGGTGATCTTGCGGGCATCGACGGCGTGCGCGGAGGCGCCCGCCACGATCAGGACGAGGGCGGCGAAGCTGGTTTTCATGGGCGTTGTTCCCTGGGCGGTAACGATCGGAATGTCACGGCGGCAGGTATCCACGCCGTTACCGGCGCGGATGCCTGCCTTTCGTGTACACCCCGGTTTGCCCGGGCGCAACGCATGGTCACTTGCGTTCACGTGTTGCTGCCGAAACGGCACATCCGGCCGTTTGGCGACGTACTCAGTGGCGCTCGGGAATGAAGGTCACCCCACGGTTGATCCCGCACTCGTACGTGATCTCGGGGCCGAGCGGCGTATAGGTCGGCAGGGAATACATGAAGGCCGTGAACACCACGGTCTGGTCCGGCTTGACCTGGTAACG
This DNA window, taken from Luteibacter sp. 9135, encodes the following:
- a CDS encoding TonB-dependent receptor; the protein is MPTSRFSRRLPLHALCLALAAAGMPVAFAQSTTGSLFGDVPVAAGTTVRVENQSGVSRDLPVDASGRYKSPALPIGTYKVTLLRDGKVLDTRDNVAVRVGNASEVSFSAGTAQAATLDGVQVSANATPPIDVASVDSRTVIDAQQLAKLPLGRTAEQIAQLAPGVVPNSGGFTSDTGKSLVSFGGSSANANAYYINGFNTTDPLQALGGITLPYGAIDQEEVYTGGYSAQYGRSDGGVINAVGKRGTDTWHYGVQFLWEPQFARAKGANNYYASGVPQSAKAGNLYAYNRDNRNVDSTASVYAGGPLIKDKLYVFAAAEVERRDTQTVANEEASNSFEKSRSTMPRWYTKLDWNITDSNILELTGASDKTENRGSYYDYDYVAKRRGAFVNDADRQKNGGDLWSGKFTSYITDALTLTAEYGKMHTQAYQAPANYDGSLTYIDGDVNQNPALNGGVPIGNAQTTDGLSDPKRGNFTTNTRLDLAYAIGDHTISVGIDNLTAKAANQGSESSGPGYTWSYSQSLPNVPINSDLGVGATGDFPNGADGYFVQKNTYSQIATVRSTQRAQYVEDKWQVNDRLLLQLGLRNDQFTNYDSASQAYITQTKPQWAPRLGFSWDVMGDASFKVYGNAGRYYLGLPLNPALNSAAATTNTVQYYTYGGIAADGTPTGLTPMSGPVSGLNLYGQQPDPKVTTAKGLTAEKQDEYILGFTKTAGPEWVYGAKLMYRNLRNAIDDYCDRNAVLAKSAQLGQDASTSNSCFLINPGRANTFTLVDASGNYVEVPMSNAELGFPKLKRQYYSLETLLEHPFDGHWYAKFDYVFSRSYGNTEGQLRSDVSQANASTSYDWDGASIMQFANGPQNNDHTHQIKLYGYYQIDPEWLVSANLAVISGSPRHCLGFYGADGTDPLSYGSLYHFCNGEPSRPGKQGHLPWTRQLDIGATYSPAFADHKLSFSANIFNLMNEQRPLQLSPYSELSPQLTNPLYRTVTIRQQPRYARLSVSYDF
- a CDS encoding glycoside hydrolase family 27 protein, whose amino-acid sequence is MTVPAIVRLLPGLMAFMPMVAAASDLAAIDPVPASGLALLPPMGWNSWNHFAGRITADDVRAMADAMATNGMRDAGYTYVNIDDTWEGTRDAAGRMRPNARFGDMKALADYVHARGLKLGIYSSPGAKTCAGFEGSYGHEAQDAGSYAAWGVDFLKYDYCGARDMYPVTRQNQEILFRRMGAALRATGRPVIYSLSQSGDFDIWRWGPQTGAQLWRTTPDISDDWEAMSQRGFRQLDLTAWSGPGHWNDPDMLEVGNGGMNSQEYRTQMSLWSILPAPLLAGNDLRTMDAATRDILLNRDVIAVDQDPAGHPARRLTRRGDVELLVRDMDDGSIVLGVFNRGAAPATVRLAWDRVDKRFQGARRVHARDLWQHRSRDYAAAFDVVVGRHDVVLLRTDATRGAAPRAAVSRNDAARSLP
- a CDS encoding DMT family transporter produces the protein MSETKPSSGPVVALGATVVIWAFSWIVMKLAMRYAGPFDFSALRYALGAALLFIVVLVLRRPLAPPPLAGTIVTGLAQTAAFQGLGQWALTSGGAGHVVLLAYAMPFWAVLLAWLLLGERPQCRHWIGMALAAAGLVFVIAPWHGLGNPLSTGMALLGGMCWALGTVVSKRMFQRHQPDPLTFTAWQMTFGALALAVVAFLVPQRTMVWSPAFIAGLAYSVILATSLAWTLWLLAVRRLPTALASMSSLAVPVLSVLMAWWVLDEKPLPNEWLGMGFIVAGLVAVSGVTIRSRS